In Lepus europaeus isolate LE1 chromosome 9, mLepTim1.pri, whole genome shotgun sequence, the following are encoded in one genomic region:
- the HESX1 gene encoding homeobox expressed in ES cells 1: MSPSLQEGARLVEGKPSSSSFSIESILGLDQKKDDAPSMKPHRPWADTCSSLGKDANLRLHVPSFPNGASFPHPGDHPMPEERAMKYENYFSASERASLKRELNWYRGRRPRTAFTQNQVEVLENVFRVNCYPGIDIREDLARKLNLEEDRIQIWFQNRRAKLKRSHRESQFLTAKKNFDTNLLEQIEN; the protein is encoded by the exons ATGTCTCCCAGTCTTCAGGAAGGTGCTCGGCTTGTGGAAGGCAAACCCTCATCCAGCTCCTTTTCCATTGAGAGCATCTTAGGACTGGACCAGAAGAAAGATGACGCTCCATCAATGAAACCCCACAGGCCGTGGGCAGACACCTGCAGCTCCTTGG GGAAGGATGCTAACCTACGTCTCCATGTCCCGAGTTTTCCCAATGGGGCCTCATTCCCACACCCTGGGGATCATCCAATGCCAGAAGAAAGAGCTATGAAATATGAAAATTACTTCTCAGCCTCAGAAAGAGCGTCTTTGAAAAGAGAGTTGAACTGGTATAGAGGCCGGAGACCAAGAACTGCTTTTACTCAGAATCAG GTTGAAGTGTTGGAAAATGTCTTTAGAGTAAATTGCTACCCTGGCATTGATATCAGAGAAGATTTAGCTCGAAAACTGAATCTAGAGGAAGACAGAATCCAG ATTTGGTTCCAAAATCGGCGTGCAAAGCTGAAAAGATCCCACAGAGAATCACAGTTtctaacagcaaaaaaaaattttgacactaATCTCCTGGAACAGATAGAAAACTAA